TTGGTTCAGAGCTGCCTGAAATAGCAGTGCTCTCTCGCTGTGTGGACACCTGTTTTCCTGTGAAGGCAGCTGCCGTTCTTGGGATCGGCATGACACAATTGCCTTTATCACGCAGTTGTTGCAACAGGCTCTGCTGCGATCAATCAGTCTTGGTCCGCCACAGGAAGACGCTgtgacatgaaataaatgttatgatAATGTCATTCCGAACTCATTTGGctgtctttcttctgtggaacagaaAGGAAGATCTTTTATTTTAGAAAGTTTCAgctgtttttgttcatattaTGAAAGTGATCCCAAACATATCTTTCATTTTGATATAAATAACCCTGTATTGTGGTTTGTGTTCATcgagtttcaaataaatgcgtTCCAAATAACAAAATAAGATGAAGTACCTTTCATTAGTAAAGTGTTATTTGACTGGATTATCAAATAggcattattacattatgtgatATATAAATAGTTCTACAGTGAGTCAGAATAAAATTCAAACTGTGATTGACTGCTTTTAGTCATATAATTCATTGCATAATTACTCAcacataattattattcatgAGCAAAGACTTCACtcataaaatgtagttaaaggattagttcactttcaaatgaaaattcctaggtgtatatgactttcttctttctgatgaacacattcagagaaatattaataaatatcctaacgcatccaagctttataattgcagtgagcgggatcaacaagtatgaggtgaagaaagtgtctccatccatattcatccatcataaacgtgtattccacacggctccggggggttaataaaggccttctgaagcgaagcgatgcgtttgtgtaaaaaaataaataaaaaaaaatccatatttaacaagttatgtgtaaatatatctagcttccgccagaccgccttccatattcaaattaagaaaaaaacagaactaTCGTCCTGTCAGTTAAACTTTTTCCTTAAGTTGAATAGGAAAGgagtaggacgtagcgtaaactttttgaactgcgagagttttacattttcttcataagtagaatacggaaggcagtctggcggttcttgtgtttatcagaaagaagaaaatcatatacacttaggatggcttgagggtgagtaaaagcttgggctaattttcatatgaaagtgaactaattctttaacaTTAACTATATAATAACCAAGTTTTCTTGTATATTATAGATATTTCATTATATAATGcttcatgaataatgaagtAAAATGCATCCTTTAGCATGTATCAATCTTATGCTCAAATcagcatgtatttatttatatctatATTGTATTGTGACAAAAAAGTATATTGATTGTCCCTCTAAATTTGTGCTccttaaaatcattttatttctgaCTTTGTTGTTGCAGGAAATGATAAAGCCTACATTCACTGCTGCCACTTTACCTGGAGGCACGAGCACCAACAGCACGACCACACAGTCATCAGCCTCTTCCTCTCCCTCCTCATCCTCAGTTGCCATGCACACTCAGAGCAGCGCCCCCTCGCTGTCTGGCACCACCTGTTGGTCGATGAACGCTCAGAGCGTCTCTAGTGCAAACGGCACAGTGCTCAAAAGTTCTCCCGCTGGCGTGATGCAGCTGCCAGGTGGATTCACGCTCATGCCAGGTGGGGGCTTGTGTTCATTCGTTCCTTTgttgcatgattttttttttcttctccctTTACAGATTAGTCCAGATTAAATCTTATTTGACTTTCCAGATGGGTTGCATGATGCATTGCATCAGCTTGCATGACATCTTCGTGTTTTAATGAATTCACATGAACTTATTTGCTTGCTTGCATGCCTGCACACTTTGAATTCTGCTTCCAACTGATTTCGTCTgtttaaaggcctgttcacatcaAGAGTGATGCAATGAACAAATCGcaatatatttagttttttattcaCATGAAATAAATTTTATCTAGATCAGTATTTATTCAGAAACACATACATTCATTTCAGGAAGATTCTATGATGTTTTTAAAgttatattgattttttttttttttttttgtgcttatgcatgcttttatttatttaaaataatctatttaatattttatatagatttcaaatttcagtaaaacgtttcagaaaaaaaactcaaactcagtgaaattattgaaaataaagCCTTAAGTAGGTTGGTATAATCTTATTTTCCTTGGAAAATATTGCTTATTATTTCAAACACTTTTGTCTGCAAATCTAAGTCATGTGGTGCAACCAGCAtacaaaaaaagtgtcatggtcAATAAGAGATAATTGACCAGGTGTTCAGGTGTAAAAATGTCACGTGGTGCGACTCCCCAAAACCTAATGATATTtaagaattaatatttcataatatttaaaagGAATTCTTTGAAAGatagatttaataaaaaaatttaattaatctGTGTACACTCAAATCTTGTAAAAGTGCaagtgaaaaaatgtttttacttttgCTTGATGGTTATGCCGcatgactttttaaaaatatttttgaaaataaataatataaaaccatatgaaacaaacatgaaaataaatattaacatgAATATCAAActagtttttccttttttattgtaAACATTCTTGTTTGTCATTGACCCACATATTTACATTAAATTCCAATTTACATTAAAGACAAAgatgatatattttaaatattattcaaGATATGAATTTTGATTTCCTTGAATTTCAAGATCTTAATGTTAATATCTCAAATGATAAGTTCAGTACTGTGAATCTGTTCAAACTGATTCACTGTaccagactgtttttttttttgtttttgttttttgacatgGCAACAAAAAATTACTCCAATcgcttcattttgttttaaaatcttATCTCACCAAAAATTCTTGCTTGGTGTGACTAGGCCTTGAACATGCGAGTTCTGCTTTGCTTGCTGAGGGTGTCGCTGTGTGTCCCGCAGGCGCTTCTCTTCCGCCTGGCACACACACTATTCCTCTCAGTCAGCTGCAGACACACTCTCTGGCCATACAGTGTCCACAGACGCAAAACAGTCACGCCATGACTAGCACAACCACTGCCGCTGCTGTCCCTGCACACACACAACCCACCGCACAGGCCACGCTCTTCCGCCTGCCAGCCACTGTCTCGCTTACAGGTCAGTGTGTTTCATACTCTTTGTGTGTTTTGCCATGTTGAGGGAAACTGAACACCTGGTGGGGGCTGGAAACATGCTTTTAAGGATCATTCACAATTTGCATGCTTCAGCTTTCATAAATGTCTTATAGTGATGCCATTCAAAAATGAAGTTAAATGTTATGAGTTTGACTTATGtgacatttgtattatttaaaattactaACATTTCATCAGTAATactttatatttacaaatatgcgtgtgtgtgtgtgtgtgtgtgtgtgtgtgtgcatatattattagggctgtcaagtgattgaaatttttaattaattacactATGTGGCAgttaattaatcaaattaatcacacatcaaatttggctgagaaaattaaagtcattattgtgttaaatgagatagcatcaaaaagaaaattacaaagtagctttagaaaaaaagaattaaagaaatggctctctttatgaatgggccattgaatcattggttcacccAATTCATTCGTTAAAAACGCGGATTCATTCAGAAAAGAAActgtgttgctcagagatgcACAACAGTTCTGATCTGGCCTTATAGGTAATGTTTTTGTTGGCAAAATTGAGCCAAAGCaggcaatattgtgtctaaaataaaacacaatattaacttcttatttaCTGAACTGTTGCATAAAATCAGTATCACATTTAAGCTCATGCGTAAAATGCGTTAACGTTCtggacaaaaacagcactcgTATGATATTTCACTCgttacttgtgtgatattgcttaactatatcatgatataaatatgagacaaacTCATGCAGTGGCATTTTTGCCCTGATATCTTGAATGCTAGGGGCGTCTAACTGCATTCTATAGGCTACATCAATTAAtatatgtgttttttatttcatgtaatatttgcaatttattttaattcacacTCATTTCAATTAactattataaattattttaaaggggtcatgaactgcgttgttttgcgattgatttaccaaagaatcagCAGTGAAAtaccaaatataaataaatgaagctcaactgagacattcacaatgttgaaaataaataaccatattcctagcattaggatcctttgaaggtaatgttatttatgtcctgtatcgctcttctctcctcctcctctcacTAACACGCCAGTGGGCAGGGCTAACGTTGTAGTGATGAAGTAGGCATTGATTTCTTCTGCAGACGCAGTGTTTCACCTATCTATGTCAAAGGCACATTCCAAGATCAGTGGTTCGCTGGGCCTGGTGTcagtaaaagcttttattggactaacaaggaagttttcagttctgaagcttgcaggatattcttatagtacaatgacctcttatatatcaaaagctcaaggaaaagttgatttctcaattcatgacccctttaaatagtTGTAGGGTGTACAGTTCATTCATGTATATAATTATGCCAAGTATTAAAAGTGCACTGAGggtattttctttttgtttttatatcagGTGGTCCGATGCCTCAACAGTTACAAGCCATCCAGGTTCACCCCAGCCCTCAAAGCAGTGATAGCAGTCCAGAGATCAGCCAGACCTCCAGCAGCTCCGCTGGTACTTACTGCAAAAACCTTCTCATTGAATACTGACTGAATCATTACAGTGAATcagtaaaacatgttttctttctcttctgCACTCCCTTAGTAAGTCACACTGCTACTATAGTCACATCCTCAGTGCCTTCTTCAGTGGCAGGTCACATGATGTACCCTGGAGCGCACGTCATGTATGCTACATCCACCCCTGGCCTTGCTGATGGGGGTCTAACTGTGCTCAATACCTTCCCACAACCACACACTGCAATGCACGTGTCCCACACGCAAGCCCAAGACTCAGGTCAGTCACCCTTTCACAGATGCGTATTGGTGTATTTATATCTTGTCAGAATTGGTATAATAATGACATGAACAGATAGTCTTTAATCAATATGGAAATCTTCTAATTTAGGTAAATATTTTGAAAGCACCATAATTCTGTtgtttaaagtccctgtaaagtcattttaaagtatgtgttttgagtttgtcacaccacagaaaaatgtgttattaaccaccctgccaaattttaatgattttaaaaaatctgcaagtaaatgaaataagttatcaaaatctcgaaaaaataggcagcgctctctgctctcaaacgctgggggcgtgtccgctgtcggcgctgaaaccacacccactcgcgagagctgccgtctcaacttgtctaatgagtcaaacatactgatgcatataaacaaaagaatcacagccgaactgttgtcgagtcgacaaatgacggcgccgcgagacgggaggataaaggccgggacgggagagactctgtccggccccatatatcatcggttatcgTCGGGACGGTAAGAAGGCCGAGGCGGGAGGGgggccgaggtctgttcagtcacattcaccaaaaacagcggattatctgtgaatcccagctgtctgattaaagtttataaataaggagaccgagcatattgtatattttaacaaccatgtaatatgcatttgcgtgacgaaggcattattagctaaatgtgcaaagggctgtatgactgtaatgacactcgagattgagcgagtgaaccgctgtagaggCGGCGCCAcactcggtgcgtcatcgacagttatatagtcttaggggcggggccatgctcggGGGATGATGTGCGTCATtagacccccgttttagctccgcccaaaaaatcctgagcagagacttggtgaaaaactgtttaatgctctaacttcacaattaagcattacacaattcacagactttgtaatgtgtttcagcaatacatttgtaacatttataaagtgtttagaaagaattctcagaattgactttacagggcaatttttcagttttattgtattctttgttttgttttggtcatGTTTAGGTGCAGTTCCTCAGATGTTTCTCACAGGACCTCCAGGAACTGTACAGATCCCAGTTTCAGCCGTTCCGCTACATTCggtaatatattaaaacagagaGCATTCTTTACATGAAATTTTTGTTGACCATGTAATTTTACTCATATAGCACAATATTAAGCCTTTATTCATTGTATTACaggaataaaaatgtaacattacaAGAACACAAGCATATTGTTACGAGAACATAGGCACAATGTTATgagaataaaaatgtaacattactAGAATAAAGGATAATGTCTTCATTCTCATAAcattatgccttttttttttcttgtattgTTACAAGATTGTTCTCAAAACACCTTTATTCTTCTAACAATATGCCTCaattttcaaaacattgcaCATTTATTCTTGTAATGTTTTGACTTTCTCCTAACATAACATGAATTTTGTTCTCATAACATTgacttttctcaaaacattgtaaccacttttttttttttttttttaccgcaGTTAATTGGCAGTTAGGAAagtgttattcattttaaacttATGAACATGAAAAAGAACATGCAATTATTCAGCTCCCCTTTTGTTTCTATTCTTTCAGATGTTAATAAACCAGCAGCCCACTGGTAGCAGCAGTACCACCCTCACGGAGCTGCGGGTGGTTAATTTGGACAATCCCAAAGGAGACTGACCTATAAAACATGAGGCCAGTGTGACTGTTCTCTCACACTGATATTCCAGGGATCACTCATGCCATGCAATCAGACTGCCATTATATTTATTACTGCCTTCTTGCTGCGTGGGGTTCATAAACCCATACATACAGGAATATTGAGGTGTAATGGGACATTTGAAGGATGATTGCGTCTCCTCATGGACTCATTTTGGTAGGTAGTGTGATGATAGATCATTATGGTTCACATGTATACACAGACACGCATATTTACTTCAGGATTTCATGGAGACATCTGTTCTATCGCTGCTTGGTGTTCACCTTTTTGCCAAAAGACTCAGATGTTGGACAGTGGTATATGATTATGTCCATTATCAGTAAAAATTCAAACCTCTTCGCGGTACCACAGTTGAAGTATCTTCAGTTGAATCTTTCTTTATTTAGGAATGCCTCTTCTTATCTaatttataattcattttgagtCTTTAGAGGTCAAAAAAATTGATTCTTTCAAGAGTTTATGTTGTGAAGTTAGCCGACCATGACTCCTCGGTGTAGGTTTAATGGTGGTTTGTGTGTGCTTCACCCAATTCTTTCATCTTTTTCCAAACTTCctgtcatttcaaaccttttCAACAGTTATTTTGCAGTGTCTGACCTTCtttccattaaaataaatggtgACTGGTGcggtcaagctccaaaaagtgcCATTAAAAAAGACAGTACATgtttttttggtcatttttagaGCTAAACAGCCTGTGTACCAATTTATAAgcaggtttggaaagacaggAGGGTCAGAAAATGATGGGTGAACTTGCCTTCAAAATAATGCTGGATACTCTTGCACTGCCATCAACACTCACTAGGGGTTTTGTCTACAGTTTGAATACCACTGTAGTAAATAATTTCTTAAACAGCATgtctaaaaaatataatttgtcaCCCGCATCACATTCTGAATGGCCTTTGTTACTCCATTAGAAGTTCTACGATATCTTAAAATGATCCGATTATTTCAATGTGCTGCTATAATTTGGATTTAGACATGATCAATACTATAACCATATCTGGATAAGTCATTCCATGTTGTGATGCTGTGCCAAACTATACTGTACATGTCAATAGCTGGAGCTGTCAGAAGTCAACTTTTCTGCTTAAAGGCTTCAGGCAACACATGCTTTAGCCACTGTGTAATGATGCTGTAACAGAAAAACACTGGCTCGCATTTGCACTGCATGACAACGTACCGAAAACGGTGGTGCTGCAGAATCACAAGTGAATAAACGGATGCGGATTGCAGTTCGCTCGAGCTTTTCCACTGCTTCATGGCTTATTTAGTTcaccaaaataataaaataagtgaTGGATCTGCTATTATAGGTACAAGAATGGCAAGTTTTGTTCAAAACTGTTATTTTCACTGAATTagctaaaattaaataaaatgtagttAAACTGTTTATACGTGCACCCACATATTACTATTGTAAGTGACTTTTGGTTTTTTTATCACCAtactcttgttttttttttttttattcccccaaatattttatttgaatttcttGAAATGTCCAAAGGGCTGTATGTCTCGACGATGTCTGCTTGTATGTGCGTTTTCTCCACAGAATTTTAAACCAACATTATTGACATTCAGAGGCATCCATGGGTCTCTTCTTCAATGGCTTGCACCACATACTGCAAGCTTGGAGCATAACGCCTTGTTTTCTCGTACTGCTAAATGGATTTAAATGGACCACAGCAATACCCAGAGTTTCAGGAATGACGTTTTCTCTTCATTTCATGGATTTTCATTTTGTGGACCCGAGCACATGTTTTTTTTGACCAGtgcaaactgaaaaaaaaaaaaaagattggggaaaaaatgtgtgtgaTTTATAAAGTGGCCAGAACaaaagtatttgttttattcagtattaatatgttttaaatccagGGAAAAACTTTGAATtgttgatttacattatgatgttCTTTAGTGAATCTCTTGAATGCTTTCAAGAACTCAccaggtcatatttcactcCACAACcagaaaaaacaacacattttttGCTAAATCTGTTTTGGCCTtgtgacattttcatgacagttaaccacatttttttttctcatttctgATCCAACAGATTAATGCATCAATAGGATATTAAATCGTAAGGTGTTTAGGCATTGTTAGTATTTGTTGATCAAATTTTAtttcatgaatattaatcaGTTTGGGAAAGTAcacttaattgtcatgaaaatattcccacaatgtgaaaaatgttgaaaaGTACTATTAATTTTTGAGTGGAATGTTACCTGGGTGTTTGACTGTCTTTTTATTGGCTGTTATAGTGTGAAATTGTGTGAACACTAGAGAAAAGTGTTGAATGTACCATACTGTATATGGCCCTCATTGTACATAATCTGATTTCCTACTTTAACAATCTGTAAGTAGCTCATATGGTTgcatttgaaattaaaatatttctgcACCCTGGATATATTCAGTGGACTAAGTGTATATATAAGTTGTAATGTGAAGCATGGACATCTGTCAgtgctttttctttcttttagcaCACCGTAACCAGTTGTGGATAAAACGTTTGCTTTAGTATTTTCATTATCTTCTTCAGTGCCATTTTCTGAAGAATTAGGTTTGTTTTATTAGattgttggtttgtttttgtattacaTGTTGAGTAAGatttattaatttgattaaaactTAAGTTGACAGTATGAAAAATGAAAGCGAAATCCTATTTTAACCACTAAAGCATACTTGTTCTAAAAGAAATGCTGTAATTATGTTTTGTAATAAAAGAAAGATTTGAGAATAAATTTACACAAGCTTGAGACTGTGAatcatgcattttaaaataataatgtttttatgaaCACCTTAAGATCAGCTTTCGTTAAGTTTGTCTGTATGCAGACATAAACATTTACCGAATTGcatcttatttttttctgcagtaAGGAAACTGAGGAGCATGCAACTTGCGCCGTTCTTTCAAGAGGACTTGATTCTGCGTCAGTGCGctagtggttctcaaacctgtcctggagtgcctctaaaggccagaacacaccaagccgacgccgacgaactagtggcgacgaaagcagactgcggggttggctcacgtcggcagcgtctgtgtccaaagttggcctgacacaccaaaccaacgctaaacagccgacggccaagtaacACGTctgttctgcgcctgcgtgagatgaaatggctttctgtaccagcaggtggcagtatctgaacagccaatcagaatgatcagatggcccgacggaccgacaaGCTCCGAcggcgattcaacatttcgaatcggccgaaaaaaagtagacgaggaccaacttcagccagcgatgcagaacacactgagaaaacttagtcggccaacgaagaaaaactgcccgacggccgaccgtcggcttggtgtgttctggccttatccctgcacattttgtatgtctccctcatttatcacacctgattcaactcacaAGCTCATTAGTTGAGACTGCAAGACCTGAAGTGGGTGTGACAGAtatagggagacatacaaaatgtgcagggctgggggtactccaggacagatttgagaaccactgcGCTAAAGGGCGCTGTTTGTCTTTGAGTCAAGAGGATTTGATACTGCGTCAATGCTCTAGAGGGTGCTGTGTGTTGATCAGTCAAGGAAGCTGATTCTGCATCAGTGCTTGTTGTGAATCTGacctttttttcctgttttctttaATTCTCTTCTTAGTTTTCTTTGTACTGCATCTCCCACAATACCAAGCAAACTTCCAAATATGGTGCACTACATTACTTGTATTCCCCTGGATAAGGTCTGTACGTAGACCTCACAtcctttctttgtttcttttgcaTGGCAGAAGTGTGGGTGTTTGAATGGACACCTAACCATGTCCTTTGAGTCTTTTCCTTAGGATGTGTTAATGACTTAAGAACATCCTGTCCATCTTGTCCTTCCTTCAACATCTATCCATTTACATCTTGCGAATCTGTCCCGTGTGAATCCATGAACTTCACGCAAGCTTCCTGAACTCAATTAAATAAAAGACAGCAAAGGACTGGTGTTTTTCCCATGTTTTAATTACAAGTTTCTATAATTCCAATAACATTTGGATACATTTAACATCTGATATCCAACAAATGGTCCTTTTGAGCTGGAGGTAGAAATTTGTTGGAATGGATTACCATGCAAGATCTGCAGTCCGGCGGAACCTAAGAATGAGAAGACCTCCTG
This genomic stretch from Megalobrama amblycephala isolate DHTTF-2021 linkage group LG2, ASM1881202v1, whole genome shotgun sequence harbors:
- the srfa gene encoding serum response factor a isoform X1; the protein is MLGGNGTARGAGRSGNGTGLTHLQVGSTSGALGAVNSGINLPDGGRYDDRPSVEAVLSASDGDSDSGDDEESSVLDRRGVKRERSEMEVGGSSGSNAALSAVYGGVSSGVAGAKPGKKTRGRVKIKMEFIDNKLRRYTTFSKRKTGIMKKAYELSTLTGTQVLLLVASETGHVYTFATRKLQPMITSETGKALIQTCLNSPDSPPRTDPSTDQRMSATGFEETDLTYQVSEADGLAEPKEMIKPTFTAATLPGGTSTNSTTTQSSASSSPSSSSVAMHTQSSAPSLSGTTCWSMNAQSVSSANGTVLKSSPAGVMQLPGGFTLMPGASLPPGTHTIPLSQLQTHSLAIQCPQTQNSHAMTSTTTAAAVPAHTQPTAQATLFRLPATVSLTGGPMPQQLQAIQVHPSPQSSDSSPEISQTSSSSAVSHTATIVTSSVPSSVAGHMMYPGAHVMYATSTPGLADGGLTVLNTFPQPHTAMHVSHTQAQDSGAVPQMFLTGPPGTVQIPVSAVPLHSMLINQQPTGSSSTTLTELRVVNLDNPKGD
- the srfa gene encoding serum response factor a isoform X2, with amino-acid sequence MLGGNGTARGAGRSGNGTGLTHLQVGSTSGALGAVNSGINLPDGGRYDDRPSVEAVLSASDGDSDSGDDEESSVLDRRGVKRERSEMEVGGSSGSNAALSAVYGGVSSGVAGAKPGKKTRGRVKIKMEFIDNKLRRYTTFSKRKTGIMKKAYELSTLTGTQVLLLVASETGHVYTFATRKLQPMITSETGKALIQTCLNSPDSPPRTDPSTDQRMSATGFEETDLTYQVSEADGLAEPKEMIKPTFTAATLPGGTSTNSTTTQSSASSSPSSSSVAMHTQSSAPSLSGTTCWSMNAQSVSSANGTVLKSSPAGVMQLPGGFTLMPGGPMPQQLQAIQVHPSPQSSDSSPEISQTSSSSAVSHTATIVTSSVPSSVAGHMMYPGAHVMYATSTPGLADGGLTVLNTFPQPHTAMHVSHTQAQDSGAVPQMFLTGPPGTVQIPVSAVPLHSMLINQQPTGSSSTTLTELRVVNLDNPKGD